ATGTTCGGATTTGTGAGCATGGGATGGATTGGGTGAACCTCTCATTTGCAAGATTTTGTACGCATTTGGAAACTGTGGACCTTCGCATTTGCTAAGGAATtaagtggtcgcaaatgcgatcactgaCCACTATTGtctgcttcgcatttgcgaagtgtatGGCCGTATTTGCGAAGGATGGAAGCTCGCATTTGTGACTTCTGTGGCTCTGATACAGGGTTCGAATTTGCGACCCTTTTCTCGTATTTGCGAACAAAacatcacaattgcgacatctgcagctaggtaaaagagggaaaaaaaaagatttagctcatttctcacaatctctcaaccctaaacatcctagaggcgattttccaagagaCTTTTCTTCCTAAATTTATTGGTAAGTAACTTTAATCCATTCTTTTCCAATTACCCATtgcatttcataagatttcaacatcaaatttaggattttcatggtagaaattagggatttgggtaaaattggagattttagtaaaattgagatttaaacctcgaattgaggtaatattttgaaacaaatcacataaccgggctcagaggtgaatgggtaattgggctCTGGTCAGAATCTTGATTTTGACCaggcgggcccggggttgacttttgttgattattttaaaaaaatattctaaattgaacctctttcatttatggatagtttctaaagcttatttcgaatcatttggtcaataatttgctagatttggttggtttggaggcttgttccaaAGGCAAGGCCATGGTTGATTGATTGGGTGAgttgcagagtgaggtaagtgttgggtctaaccttgatttgagggaattagggacCCTTGAACTACATGTTGTGTGAATTATGTGTGTAacaacgtatatgcgaggtgacgagtgtatatgcgccaTTACATTACTTGCTTCCCTGTCTTTGTTGCATCATAAtatatcttgtttcatgccttaattgctataTGCGTATTTGACATCCATGCCATATTTTCTACTTGCCATTTAGTGTTCCTTATATTAAATTGTCCATTCCTTCCACAATTCcatgcttatttgctacttgtctcTATTTTGCTTTTCTTGCATATTAAGATTGTCTTATGCCTTGCTTGTCTTATAGTTTCGTATCATTTGTTGCCTTCAATAATGTAGTTTCATTTATATGAGTTGTTAATTGGTAGATACCGTTGAGTTGGTAGAGCTGAGACATCTGAGTTGTTTGAGATTCTTTGATTATCATGTTATTCTCCATCGCTCGTACATTTGTTCTATTGATGTAGAACTTCTTGTAAATCTTGGTTGTTGAATTTCTATTATTGTTTGAAATTatttggggagcgggttgcataCAGCAACTGAAATTGAAAGGTAATGAGTTGAAATGGTGTAATAAggatggattatgatattgacagtTGAtaatatggttggatcgggttgcgcactgcAACAGATTGTATAAAGTTATATTTATTTGTGACGGTTGGTTCTGCCTCGATAATTGAGATGAGTTTATATGACTTGTTATTCTGGGCTCTCTGTTAGTTGGATTTTGAGTTCGTTGTTATGAATTAACTGCTTTATTTCTATTCTTgtcttttctgttattattattattattattattattattattattattattactattattattattattattattattattattattattattattattattattattattattattatgtattattattattattattattattattattattattattattattattattattattattattattattattattattattattattattattattattgcgtacaggttattgtaagtgacccaccttagcctcataactactttgtcgaggttaggctcggcagttacagagtacatggggtcggttgtactcatactacactccgcACTTCTTTtacagataccggagttggtcccagcgacatTCAATAGACTTGCTCGAATCCAGCTATCAGTAGAGACTtaaggtatagctgcacgacgttcgcagccctgaagtacCCTTCTACTTCATTTTAGCCGTTTACTTATATTTAGACAGTTATATTTATTTCAAACTTTTATCTGTAGTATTCTAGACACTCATGtatttgtgacaccaattctagaaTTTTATATTTGGATTCCGTCACTTATTAGTTTAttactttatttcagactattcAGTTTCATCATTGTCATTTGATTtggaaattgttaaaaatggttaataactatatctaacgttagcttgcctagcaagtgaaatattatgcgccatcacggttccgagggtgggaattttgggtcttgacaagttggtatcagagcactaggttgcctaggtctcacgagtcatgagcaagtttagttgagtctggaggatcgatacggagacatctgtactcatcttctagaggctatagagttttaggaaaaatatcgcttctttctttctctatcgtgcgatttcattctatcattgatgattgaaccattctattcttgttctctcgcagatggcgagaacacgcacaacATCAGTAGCCGGAGCCCCCTATGGCAGCTACTATCATGGCTAGAGGCCGAGGCATAGGtaaagctcagcctagagctcaaGCAGCACCACCCATAGTGGAGCCTCAGACTGGTCATGAGGAGGAAGCCCCAGCTCAGATCGTACccgttggaccagctcaggtcccagagGGATTCATAgacactctagtgcttcaggacgctctagtccgcttggtgggccttatggagagtgtgaccCAAACCGGCGCATTTCTGGTGGCACCATCCGTttctcaggttgggggaggagcacagactcccgctactcacaccccgAAGTAGGTGGCTCCCCTATATCATACTTTAGCAGCCCAACCAGTTGGGGTTGTTCAACCGtttattgcggcacaggccggggATAGGCCCGCTTtgtcttttgaggccttgttGAGGCTGGAtaggtttactaagctctttGCAATGTTCCAGATGAccggttctgccaagagatggtggagagattatatgttgacaaGACCAGCTGGTTCACCAGCACTTACTGGGATCAGTTTTCACagttatttctagagaagttcattcctttcactTTGAGAGAGGATCATCGCAAGCGGTTTGAGCATcttcagcagggtagcatgaccGTCACCCACTATGAGACtcaatttgtggacctagctcgccatgccattgttttactccctactgagagggagagagtgaggagattcattgatggactcactttcagtatcaggctacagatggccaaggagagtggagatgatatttctttccagcgGACCGTAGATATTGCTAGATGGATCGAGATAGTTTGTGGTCAGGACAGGGGGAtggtgtctgataagaggccttgtcatttcggtagttttagtggtgcctcgtctggagacaGGGGTTCTTTTGGTAGGGGTTGTCCTCCTAGGACGATTCAGTTAGCTCTTCAGGTAGCCTAGAGTGCTTCGGGTGGTCGTGATTCTTATGTGTCTCATCCTGAGCAGCCAGCATTGAGTTCACATTCAGTTCCTATCAACACACCATCGCTTCAGAGTTACTACAACAGTTTTTCGGGCCGTCAGGCTCAGTCTTTGCTTCAGCAGCCTCAATAGCCGAGAAAGTGTTTTGAGTATGGGGGAataggtcacatcaggaggtatttccctagaTTGTTGAGAATCAGATCAcaacagggttctcgtgccatcatTCCAGCACCGATTGCTTCACCgcttgcacaaccagctagaggcgaGGGTCAGatcgttagaggtagaggttaggccattagaggtagatgCCAGCTAGCTAGGGGTCACGAGAGGGGCAGgggtcagagtggtggggcctagctCCGTTTTTATGCATTCCCATCTAGACCCGAGgcagagtcatctgacgctgttgtCACAGGTAATTATTCCGGTTTGCCAAAGAGATGCTTCAGTTCAATTTGattcgggctctacttattcctacatgTCATCCTATTTTCCTTCATATCTGATTGTGCCTCAATATTCcttgagtgctcctgtatatgtgtccacgctttTGGGAGATTCTaatgttgtagatcatgtttataactcgtgtgtggtttctattgggatcctagagactagtgtagatctcctacttcttgacatgatggactttgatgttatcttgggtatggatgaCTGTCACACCAAGACGGTAACCTTAGCCATGCCGAGATTTCCCTGATTAGAGTGGATGGGGACTTCTGGCCATTCTACAacaaggttatttcttatgtgaaggctcgacatacgGCTGAGAAGGtctcacgacccgaaattcccaccgtcgggacagtgatggagcctaacatttcacttgctaggcaatccaatgttagagaatcattaaaccaattcttattccattcagtaaataacatcaAATTAGCTAAGGcaaatcctccaatatggacttttcataagtctgttgcggcgtgcaacccgatcctctaatatattcattatagttaattctgttgcggcgtgcaactcgcttctccaacatatttatttaccaattcttatagaagaaatttcacaattaatataaaattataagacaacaagcatacaataattataatttaattatgaaacaaacaatgaaaaatagcagattattatggaaatcagggagaaaataggcagtttaatatttaatatgctaaatgtcaaataacaattaaaacacataattcaaataacatgtaacaattaatgcacgaattcaagaattaatatttgacaaagaataggagagaaacagttattataataattaatctatgatttaaaataatttatgatttttcaagtaagcaggcaaacaatttatttgacgacgtatagacactcgtcatctcgtatatacatcgttcacatgcaattcacataacaattaaattaagggttctattccctcaagttaaggttaaccacgacacttacctcgctttgcaaatttcaatcaattattcaaccacggcttttccttttaaatttgtctctaaaagcttcaaatctattcacaaacaattcaatatactcaatacgaatcataggaattaattccatatgaatttacaaattttccagataaaaatccgaaatttattaaaatattcggcagtgggacccacatctcaaatctcggaaaaccttacgaaatctgaacacccattctgagacgagtccatccataaaagaattatccaattccgatgtcaaatggaccttcaaatctaaatttttcatttttggaaagttttacaaaaatcttaatttcttccgtctaaatccgaaataaatgatgaatatagacttagatttatgaaacacaatcactatatgataaagaaacttacccagttcgaaatcgtgaaaaactccttagaaatcgcccctaagccgagttataattgagggtttgtgaaaaatggaaaaaatcccgttttggttatgttttaagtcacaggcgttaggccttcttcgcgttcacgaagggcctgtcacgttcgcgatgagtcctccttcgcgttcgcgaacgcttttcccccctggccttcgtgttcgcgaggcattgctcgcattcgcgatgaaggaatgatcaaCCCTCCCCTAGGTGTGCCCCCATCGCATCACGTTCACGACcaagtcttcgcgttcgcgaagaagaaaatttcagctgcccagtttactcttcgcgttcgcgagagtaccttcacgaatgcgaagaaggacatgccagaacacctgctgcaggaaaataccagattttcaaagtccaaaacatcccgtggcctatccgaaactcacccgagccctcggggctccaaaccaaacatgcacacaagtctaaaaacatcatacaaacttgctcgcacgatcaaatcgccaaaataacacctagaattacgaatttagcaccaaatcaaaggaagttttcaagaaaactttaaaacttatatttttacaaccgaatgtgcgaatcacgtcaaatcaactccgattctcaccaaattcggcagacaagtcataaatattatagtggacctatatcggactccgaaactaaaatacagacccgaggtcaataaatccaacatcagtaatttcctaaaaatcattaagctttcacgcttttaaattttcaacaaaatttcatatctcgagctagggacctcggaatttgattccgggcatacgcccaagtcccaaatcatggtACGGACCAACCGAAagtgtcaaaatactgatccgtatccatttgctcaaaatattgactaaagtcaactcagttgagtttttaaagctctatttcacattttaatccatttttcacataaaaacttttcgaaaaagttttcggattgtgcacgcaagtcgaggaatgataaatggtgcttttcgaggttttagtacacagaattatttattaaatttaaagatgatattttggtcatCACACACatctttcccaagcatagcatagatagtatggtaaattggtagctacaacaattcacaagttaaaactagaattaaagaaataatCACAAGATAATAATCtgaattaacgaagatgtaattaataaacgttaataatcatgtcaaccacaacactagaaactagagtgcttagccactcatgttcgtagtaacaacttttcaagtattttgcataaacaaattacaaagaaaagatgaaggacTGAAGAACTagatgattttctcctccaaagaATGTTCCCAATGTCTTCTCTCCTTCCAAAATAGTCTCCTTAtgtctaaggtatgtcaaaagtccgaaaataatattttttcatgtatttatatcaaGTAGGGTTGGGCCTAGATGAAATCTCCCTTTCCTAGCTGAAATGGGAAAACTTACAAACTTATTGCTTTTCAAATCAATACAAGATTTGAACAaaaatggctcatcccacacataTAATCTCACATCTCGCAAGAACTTCTTTTTAGCATGAGGTTCAAGATCAGGCGGCATTTCTCCACTTGCTAGATAGTTTAAAAAGTTTGCATACCATGGCACCTCCTCAGCAGTAATGGCCAACAATTGCTAATCCGGGAAGGTTTCCTTGATGATATCTCCCTCAGTTACATGATTCCGAGTTTCTAACCTAGACAAGTGATCAACCACTTGATTCTCTATTCCTTTACGGTCTCGAATCTCCAAGTCAAATTCCTGCAAGAGTAAAACCCAACGGATTAGCCTTGGTCTAGCATCTTTCTTTTCGAACAAATACATGATGGCTGCAtggtctgtgtagacgatgactttggtgccAACCAAATAGGCCCGAAATTTATCGAACGCCCGCACTacagcaagcaactccttttATGTCACAGTATAAGTTATTTGAGCAAGAGTGAGAGTCTTGCTTGCGTAGTAAATGAAGTGAAATATTTTGCTCCTCCTCTAGCCTAATACGGCCCCAATTGCACCATCACTAGCGTGACACATAAGCTCAAATGGCTCGTTCCAGTCAGGAACCACTATGATTGGTGCACTCACTAACTTCTTTTctagctcctcaaatgctttcataCAAGCATCGTCAAACTTGAACGGCATATCCTTCTCTAACAACCTGCACAAATGAGAGGAAATTTTTGAGAAATTCTTTATAAATTAGCAATAAAAACATGCATGTCCAAGAAAATTCATAACTCCTTTCACTGAAATCGGTGGTGGCAACTTTTCAATTGCTTCCACCTTAGCCTTGTCAACTTCCAGTACATCTTTGGACACATTGTGTCCCAGCACTATACCTtcatgtaccataaaatggcatttttcccaattcagtaccagattagtcaactcacacctagcaagcactttagcaATATTAGTCAAGCATTCATCAAAAGAAGACCCAAACACAGAAAACCCATCCATAAAGACCTCCACAAACcgttccaccatatcggtgaaaatagtcatcatacacctttgaaaagtcgcaggtgcattacacaacccgaatggcattctcttaaatgcataagtgccataagggcatgtaaaagtggtcttttcttgatcttctggggtaatagcaatctgattataccccgaatagccGTCAAGGAAACAATAGTATTCATGTCCGGCTAACCtgtcaatcatttgatcaatgaaggGGAGAGGGAAGTGATCTTTTCGTGTAGCATTATTCAACTTCCTATAATCTATGCATATTCGCCAACCAGTCACAGTCCTAGTTGggattaattcattttattcattCACTACAACAGCCATACCCCCCTTTTTAGGTACACATTGAATAGTGCTTACCCACTTACTATCGGAGATAGGAAATACTATACATGCGTtgagccacttaatcacttcttttcttaccacctctttcatgattggatttaggcggtGTTGATGTTCCACACTAGGCTTGTGTCCCTCCTCCATGagtattttgtgcatgcagaatgcAGGGCTAATACCCtttatgtcagacattgtccaaccAATGGCATGCTTGTGCTCCCTCAGCACCCTTaagagcttttcttcctgtaatttagacaaatGAGAAGAAAAAATCACAGGTAAAGTGTTAGAACTTCCCAAATATGCATAATGAAGATGAGATGGTAAGGGTTTAAGTTTTAGTTTTGTGGGCTTCTCAACTGAGGGTTTAGGGGGCGGGCCGATTGGCCTATCCGGAGGCTCAAATTGGGATCTTTCTCTTATGTATTCTCAATATGCATCCAAAATTTGCAACATCTCCTCAACCTCTTCTTCAAGTTCCAAGTGATTGAACAACGTCAATGCCTTTTCTAGTGCATCTTCTTTAAACGCACTTGGCTCTACGGATGGTTCATTTATCTCGACCACAGAAATCATGGACAGGTCCTCGTAATGACGAGGCAACTGAATGGCTCGATatacattgaagactgcttcttCATTGTCCACCCTAAGGATAATCTTACCTTCTTGGACTTTGATAATTGCATCTCCAGTgcccaagagaggtcgtcccaagatGATAGGAACTAACTCATCAGCCTCGTAGTCCAGGATGATAAAATCTGCAGGGAAAATAAACTTCCCAATCTGCAGCAAGACATCCTCAATTACCCCCTCAAGATAAACATAAGATCTATCAGCTAACTGTAGCATCACCTTAGTGGGTCTCGGAGCTCCTAAGCCCAACTGTTTGAACATTGACAGCGGCATCAGATTGatacttgcacccaaatcacacaaggctctACCCACATCAATTTCACCAAACCTCACGGGGATGGTAAAACTACCCGGATCCTTAACCTTTTGTGAAAGCTTATGTTGAATCTTGGAGGTGCACTCCTAAATGTGACGGCCTCAAACTCAATTAACCTCCTTTTATTTGCCAATATATCCTTaatatattttgcatattttgggACTCACAGAGCATGTCCACCAAAGGAATGTTCAAGTGTATCTGCTTCAGCATTTCTAGAAATTTGTGAAACATGTGATCATCATTCTTCTTTCTCAATATTTGAGGAAAAGGGGGTGGCACCCTCTCTGATATTTGCTCAGACTCTGTTTTGTTTCTCTCATCTACCTTTACAGGTTTTGgcactctttcttcttcgagcCCAGACTGCTCCTTTTTCTTCTTAGGCACTTGTACCAACTCTCTCCCATTTCTCAACGTCACTGCATTGACTTGAGGATTTTTCTCTATATCACTTGGGAGAGCTCCAGCATGTCTAATATTCTGATTGTTAGCCATTTTCCCAAACCGCTTCTCTAGATTTCTGAACTCTGTGCGCAATTGTTGATTCTCAGCCATAACTTTCTGATTTTCTAGCAAGAGCTTTTTCATCATGTCAGTCGAACTCTCTTCTGCTTGTTGTTGGGGTTTAGGTGGCTGATTATAATTAGCTTGAGGTCTGATATTTTGATTGCCATCGCAaaagaagttaggatgattcctctaGTTCGGATTGTATGTGTTACCATATGATAATTtgaattaacgaagatgtaattaacAAATGTTAATAATCAtttcaaccacaaccctagaaagtAGAGTGCTTACCCACTCATGTTCATAGTAACAACtttccaagtattttgcataaacaaattacaaagaaaagatgaaatactgaagaactcgatgattttctcctccaaagaATGTTCCCAACGTCTTTTCTCCTTACAAAATAGTCTCcttaggtctaaggtatgtcaaaagtccgAAAATAacgttttttcatgtatttataccaagtagggttgggcctAGACGAAAtctccctttcctagccgaaataggaaaacttgcaaacttattgcttTGCATGCATCGCACTGTGCGTCGCCCATTGAGATAGTGCTTTTTCCTGTCACACCAAAAAAACTCAGTCTCTAAACTTTGGAAATTTCTGACATAAAATTACACTAGTGCGTCGCACAGTGCCTCGCACTAGTGCATTTCTTCAACAGttgcttcttccttgaattttgatgTCCAGaattgatcctcgacccccgaacacgatcccggcttactcgcttgggcttttactcagacttcaaagctccaaatagctcaaattctttccataacatctacatagctcagaatcactcctacaaggcataaaatacgcaattagtgcaaaacactagtgattaaagctcaaactcaattaaagtgtagAACATTAGAgtataataagcgactaaaatacgtaattatagcctgaCATCAAACACTAAATGGCAAGTAGAAAATATGGCATGGAATCCAAATAAGCAtatagcaattaaggcatgaaacaagatataCTATGAAGCAACAAATATAGGGAAGCAAGTAATGTAACGgtgcatatatactcgtcacctcgcatatacaccgTATCACACATATGTCCGAAAAATAGAAGTTCAAGGGTccctattccctcaaatcaaggttaggcctaacacttacctcactccaaaacTCATGCAATCAATCAACCATGGCCTTGTCTTTTGaaaaagcctccaaaccaaccaaatctagcaaattattgaccaaataattcaaaataagctttagaaactacccacaaatgaaagagGCTGAATTTATATCAATTTGAAAAaacaaaatcaacaaaagtcaaccctgggctcccTTTGGTCAAAATCGAGATTCGAaccaaaatccgattacccattcacctccgagcaTGGTTATGCgatttgtttcaaaattcgacctcaattataggtctaaatctcaaatttacaaaaatccgcaattctacccaaatccctaatttctaccatggaaaacCTAAATTTaatgttgaaatcttatgaaatgtaatgggtaattgaaaaaaatggattaaagtcacttaccactAAATTTAAGAAGAAAAGTCTCttagaaaatcgcct
This region of Nicotiana tomentosiformis chromosome 4, ASM39032v3, whole genome shotgun sequence genomic DNA includes:
- the LOC138910089 gene encoding uncharacterized protein → MVERLYVDKTSWFTSTYWDQFSQLFLEKFIPFTLREDHRKRFEHLQQGSMTVTHYETQFVDLARHAIVLLPTERERVRRFIDGLTFSIRLQMAKESGDDISFQRTVDIARWIEIVCGQDRGMVSDKRPCHFGSFSGASSGDRGSFGRGCPPRTIQLALQVIIPVCQRDASVQFDSGSTYSYMSSYFPSYLIVPQYSLSAPVYVSTLLGDSNVVDHVYNSCVVSIGILETSVDLLLLDMMDFDVILGMDDCHTKTVTLAMPRFP